Within the Microtus ochrogaster isolate Prairie Vole_2 linkage group LG2, MicOch1.0, whole genome shotgun sequence genome, the region tccaggcaccTACCAACACTCGCAGGCACATACATCTGACTGAAGATAATACAACTTAAACCCAGCAGAGTTCTTGTCAGTTCAGTCTTAACTACAGATCTTAGTAGTTAAAAAGTGTGGGTGTCTGGATAAGAATAAGGCATGTttctctctgaagagaaaaacagaggagcagattaggggtggagtggggaatGGGagttaaggagggaggggaaactggttgagatgtaaaataaataaatagatttaattaaaaaaaacaagcgaAAAAGAATAAAGCATACAACCGTTTATGACATACTGCATCCAGAATGTCTACCTCACTTAATAAACAGTAACTCGGGTTAGATGCCCTCTGGGATAAAGGCCTGTTCTCAGGCCAATCCCCTCCACACAGAAAaaacaccctcccaccccagtctttcttttccttgctccttttctcctcaagacGGAAATACGAAGGACCAGAGAGGAAATTGCATACTAGTGAATAGAGTACCTAGAAACATTTTGCTTCACTTCCTGattcgttttatttttttttctatatattaaacaaacaaacaaacaacaatgttCTTAAGGCTTTTGAAGCAAGTCTCTCTGCACCCgccccacacaccacacacatcctAGAGAGCAGACCGCAAACATCACTTGTGCTTTTGGGTGCTTAACAGGAAGGAGATGCAGACAAACAATATGAGTTGTTTCCAAAAAACGTCAAGTGAATTAACTAAGGTTTTGTGCTTTCGAACTCCCACGTTCCACCAATGTAAAAATACCTTTTATTCTCTTAAAGGACTGTCAGACACTGACGCCACAGAGGATGTCTAAAACTGCtgagagttggttcttcgagccGTTTCCTCGCATCCCTAGCCCTGGAACATTTCTCGGGTTCGGATCTTTGGCGACGAATTATGCTCCCGTAGCAACGCAGGGTACATCCAGGTTCTGCTCTCGCCCCAGTGCCGCACAAACGATGTCAATCACTCTGGGTGCGAAAGGTGACGGCGGTTACAGAGCGCTCCTTGGTCCTCGTAGTCATCTGACCCTTGGTCCACTCAGTCCGCTGCACCTCCTGTGTCTCATGGTAATCCACGACCCGCACCAACACGGACCTAGGGGTGGCTGCTGGGTTCCGAGGCTGGGCTCCGGGGACCGTGGCAATGCGCCTGCGGGAAAGCTTCGGTTCCCGTTCCGAATCGCGGTGGTCTTCAATCCTCGGACGGAAGGCCTCGCTATCCACCAGCTCTGCGCAAGCAGGGTCCGCTTGTGTTCCCAACCACCTCTCGGGGTTCAGAAGAAAGAGCACTTTTTCTCTGACCCAGGACGACTGGCAATCCAAATTCTCTCGCGTCCGCGATCTCACGTCCCCACCTGTCGCTGAGAGGTCCCTGTCGGTCTTCGACAGAGCGGGATCCGGAGCGCCGGTATCCACGGGCGGCCCACCCCGGACCCCGCGCGGAGAGCACACGGCCCGCCCGGGCTCGAGCCCGGCGAGCGGGTCATTCATACGTCCTCGTTGCTCCAGTTCTCAAAGGAAAACTCCAGCTCTCCTCAGAAAACCGCGGGCGGTGTAGGCACTGGGTGTGGCCTGAGCGAGTCACAGGCTATAAGAGCAGCCCGAGGCCAGGCTAGGTGAGGATATCAGCCTCCTATCTTGGTTTCCTTTCTCAGCCCTTAAACCTCATGGCTCCCCCACCCACACAGTCTTGGCGCCTTTTCTTTGCCTTGGCCAACTCTTTTTTGGTGTGTTTGGCTCCAGCTCCATGACTGCCTAGTAAGGTCTCCATCTGCCCTCGTACCCGTGACCCTTTTCTCTAAAACTGAAATGAGAGGCACTTGGGACACCTTCTCAAATTCTCAAAACATTATTTCTTATTCCTTTCCATGGATGTTCAGCATGAAGGAACAATTACGTTTGGTTTTTAATCGTGCGGTTTAatcaaattctgaaaaaaaaaattttatttgggaAAGAACTCTATTCTTGAACTCCAAGGCAATGCCCCATCCTCAGCTTCCTGAACGCCTGAACTGAAAAGGATTTGTGTCCACTTTCAATCCTCCCCTAGGCTAGTGTACCTCCAAGTCTTTTTTACAATGAAATAAGGAAGTGatatttctttggaatttttgGGGATTTTGCAACTTTCTGGGGTCATGGGGTGATGTTGAAGCAGTTGAAGTCTTAGAGAACAGAGCTGGCTGTTAGTTTGTACATTTCCTTTGGAATGCCAGGATCTGTGGGGACAGTGGTCAACTCCGTCTGTGTTTTGGTTGTTACTGTCAGAGAGGCCTAATGCCTTTGACTTCAAACACTTATAGAAGAGAAACGGAGCAAATAAGAACAAATCACTTAAACAAGTTTCGGAATTTAtgttcttgtacctttatagaaCTCCTCCCATTCACCTATCCTCTCTGCTTttaacccccctcccccctccagatAATACATCCATGTATCTGTTCCCATGTCTACATATATGGGTGATCCTGTGGATACTCAGAGTCAGGGCCCATGCCACATTAGTCTATGCTGAGTTCGTGGAGAACTCTAGCCAACAGGAGAAAAATCTCATATGTGAAAGTTCTAGTTCATCCCTGGTAACAGCGATTTGTTTGACTCAATAATACTGTTTCCCTGTCTGGTTCATCAAAATGACCACAATTGTGGGAATTTCTGCTCTCACAAGAAAGGCTCAACAACGTGGTGAAACAGACTTCTTGGTATCAGGGTGGAGTCTGGCCGATTAGAACTTGTTGCGGTCTGGCTGGCCACTGCTACTCCACATTTATCATTCTTGAGTGTTTCAGATGAAAATAGCTTGAAGCACTTTAAAGTCGGTTAGCTTTTTTACAATGAAATAAGGAAGTAAATATTTCTTTGGTATTTTGGGGGATTTTGCAACTTTCTGACTCTAATCAAACACTGATATAATGCAGCCTGGTTTctattatgtttatatgtttgtgcTTGACTGATCTCTGAAGTATCTCCTTATAAGACTACAAGGCTCTGTCCTGTTCATAAACCTAATCAGGAAGTACCTAATATTGCTGAATGCCAGGAACAGGGTGATGGAATGTTTAGAGGAAGAAGCCAAACTGCTTATCTCCAGAGTGTGCTTCCCTGGAGGTAGAGTGACGTAATCACCCAGGAGTCATGGATATGAACTCAGCTGTGTAGATGAGGATCATCTGAAGATCAACTCTCTGACCTACGCTCACATAGTTTTCATGGGTTTGGAACCAGGCTTTGAACATTGACTGTTAGCAAGGCCCTCCGTAATTCTGATGCAGGTGGGTGGTCCATGGGCATAATGGGAAACATACCACAAATGCATGATATGGGAgttatttctttctaatctgttgctttcattggttaattaataaagaaactgcctaggcccatttgataggccaacccttaggtgggtggagtaaacagaacagaatgctgggagaaagaagccgagtcaggagtcgccatgattcgcccacccgacacagccacaggttaagatcttccctggtaagccatgtcgtgggctacacagaatattagaaatgggttagatcaatatgtaagagctagccaataaaaggctggaactaatgggccaggcagtgtttaaaagaatacagtttctgtgtaattttttcaggtgtaaagctagctgggtggcaggatgcagccccGCCATTTCCCACAACAAATGCACAGCAGCTGCAGATGCTTGCACCATGTCAGTGCAAGAATGGGCCCTTTAACAGTTAGGCATGGGTAGAGGAGGGGCTCTTGGGGTCCCAGTCCTAACTGCTAACCCATTTGCTACTAAGCGATTCACGGAGGAAGAAAATCATTCTCTTCATTTGTACACATGCTCGTGACTCTGTAGGGCTCCAGTGAATAATCCCATCTaatggtcacacagatggccctgaTTGAACTAAATGGATCAAAACCAGTCAGCTCTGAGAACAtatacacaagtaacattatatagatggagcacaggttatatttaggaaaagaaatttacatacatatatgcatgcagcaACAGTAAATAGGTAAAGAGGCCTTGAATTGGAATGTAAGCATGGAAGTGTATGTGGGAGGaattggagggaggaggggaaaggagaactgCTGTGTTTATGTtatcatttcagaaataaaatttttttattatatatttttttattgtaagaaaaaaaagaaattcccgcctcctcccagcctcccatttcccttcccctcctcccattcttcttctcctccccccactcctctccccctccctctcctgtccgaagagcagtcagggttccctgtccagtggaaagtccaaggtccccccccatccaggtccaggaaggtgaacatccatactggctaggctcccacaaagccagaacatgaagtagggtcaaaaccctgtgccattgtctttggcctctcatcagccctcattgtccaccatgttcaaagagtctggttttatcccatgctttttcagtcacagtccagctggccttggtgagctcccaagaaAGTAAGAAGCCATGAACCTGAGAAAGGTTGGTATGGACAGGAAAGAGATAGGAATAATAGGGATTTCAGAGAGGGCGTGGTGAATAGAGTAATGAAGATACATTATAAGCacttatgaaattcttaaaatcctagacttattttgttctttgaaacaaCAAGGAGAatactcttttctgtttcttcttttcaggaAAATTGGGAGAAATCTACTGTTATGCCCAGTCCGTGGGGACCCCAAAAGATCACCAGGGACACAgactcactgaaatgcaaaagcaaggttgaTGGTGTGCACAATCCAAGCTGGCAGGGACCTCGTCACAGCAACTggtgcagcagcagcaagagcacataccctgcccttctagagggcattatttaaaggcaaatatCAGAAAAGTTACATAATCAATTCTGATTGGCTTGTGTCCTAGGGACTTCtcaggaattttatttttgaaccttgcctgttgcttgtcaagttttcttatcgGCTGACCTTCGGATGGGGACATTCTGCAGTTATCTGTACTCTCCAGAAggctaccctgttacttttgcccctagTCGTTTATGAGGACTGAAATGCTTTATGGGAAATAGCTTTCACAAGACACATGATGGAGGTGAGGGACAAAATGGAGAAACTTTGGTTCTCCATCCTCTCTGTTCTAGTAACTATAGTGAACCATACCATGGGTTCCTGACTTGACTTCTAAGTATCTTTGACCCGaagagaaacactttttttttttttttggtttttcgagacagggtttctctgtagttttggagcctgttttggaactagctcttgtagaccaggctggtctcgaactcacagagatccgcctgcctctgcctcccaagtgctgggattaaaggaatacgccaccaccaccgggctaaGAGAAACACTTTTAAGTTCATATTTAGATGGCAGCCAGAATAAATCTAaagtcttgaacttgtgaccaaACAGTAACTAGTCATTGCTCTATCAGCTTATCAGAACTATACCTTAGAAgatgaaagaaatcagaaacattttctgtATCTTAACCTGTGTTtacatcttaatatatttttagacCCTCAAAGCTTATGAGCTTTTATATCCTTAGACCTTCatatatcttaaaacatttttttaatcaaGAGACCAATAGCTTTAGAAAAAGCAAGACTTGatttttatatctataaaatGAGCTAACAATCTGGTTATAGCTCTGTGGAAGGATCTGGATGCCCGCTGCTGCTAAACTGACAACATTATAGTTGGCCTAGCCATCAATGCTATcagagatcccagaaggataaatTATACCTGAGTAGAGATCAAGCAGCTTCCGAATCCATTAAAAATGACAGGTACCAAAGTCAGTTAGCCATACCCAGGTCTCCACGGCAttgaaggcagaagaatcagaacaGCAGTCTTATAGCCTTAGCCAGGCCCATAAGGTGATTTTTGCCCCCTGTGGAAGAGAGACATGGGAAAGACTGatcttattttgtctaggcaaaagtgcTGCAATCAATTCTCCAATGTCCTactgtttgtccacagtctggatGGAGTCCTGGCAGCAGGTATTGCACTGGGGCATCTCGCCCAGTGGTCAGCATCGTCATAAAccaggtggagacatcatggtgtcccCTAATCTTCTTTTGAGACCTTCAGTTACTGCTAGGATCTCTAAGTCTCTGTCTAATATAaactttttaatcattattttaaatgccatattttgtagatctctgaagtatgaggaCTGCCTGGGTATATCTGATTggacaaactttgtttctagccacttgttttcagttttacattgaaaacatatacagggaaCTAAATAAGGCTCATTCCTGTAATTAATTATGCCAGTACTTTAAGGATGACTAACTAACTTCTTTTTCCTAATagtctataataagtt harbors:
- the LG2H6orf141 gene encoding uncharacterized protein C6orf141 homolog encodes the protein MNDPLAGLEPGRAVCSPRGVRGGPPVDTGAPDPALSKTDRDLSATGGDVRSRTRENLDCQSSWVREKVLFLLNPERWLGTQADPACAELVDSEAFRPRIEDHRDSEREPKLSRRRIATVPGAQPRNPAATPRSVLVRVVDYHETQEVQRTEWTKGQMTTRTKERSVTAVTFRTQSD